In Candidatus Roseilinea sp., one DNA window encodes the following:
- a CDS encoding hypothetical protein (possible pseudo, frameshifted) — MKQLRLIFAGLLVSLLFEWQAPQIVRAAGYVVNSTADNTTDDAFCTLREAILAANNTPLNTNCGPASAGDDTITFSLKCRRYLQQYSGRADGDEQHFREQQRRQRRWYYQHWGGGRDEQHFLRQYSERRRQRRR, encoded by the coding sequence ATGAAACAGTTGCGACTTATCTTCGCCGGGCTGCTAGTGAGCCTGCTATTCGAGTGGCAAGCGCCGCAGATAGTACGCGCCGCCGGCTATGTGGTTAACTCGACGGCGGATAACACGACAGATGATGCCTTCTGCACTCTGCGCGAGGCGATTCTTGCAGCAAACAACACCCCGCTCAATACCAATTGTGGCCCGGCGAGCGCCGGCGACGACACGATTACCTTCAGCCTCAAGTGCCGGCGCTATCTTCAACAATACTCCGGGCGCGCTGACGGTGATGAGCAGCACTTTCGAGAACAACAGCGCAGGCAGCGGCGGTGGTATTACCAACATTGGGGTGGCGGTCGTGATGAGCAGCACTTTCTCCGGCAATACAGCGAGCGGCGGCGCCAACGCCGGCGGTAG
- a CDS encoding hypothetical protein (possible pseudo, frameshifted): MSSTFSGNTASGGANAGGSIFNASSGQLTVSNSTFINNTADNQGGGIHNEDTLIVSNSTLFGNSAPSGGGISTLASGTATLRNTIVGGSTSGGNCAGVIAVGSTNNMATDNTCGSSFAQVTAAQLNFGALTGSPAYLPLNPGSVAIDAGDNVSCTLADQRGVPRPQDGDDADSVAVCDIGAYEATFADLRASKVNNVGGVAVLSVPFTWTATISNTGVEPAAFAAGQVIFRDHLPAGASYGTPVAQNPVNVTNASNIACSIASNVLTCTAGSATVTLGAATGKFEVAFSATPTATGSLVNPTGGPCRADPDGGIAESEESNNDCANTVTVTARVHLPLVLKQ; the protein is encoded by the coding sequence ATGAGCAGCACTTTCTCCGGCAATACAGCGAGCGGCGGCGCCAACGCCGGCGGTAGTATCTTCAACGCCAGCAGCGGACAGCTCACGGTGAGCAACAGTACCTTCATCAACAATACCGCAGACAATCAAGGCGGCGGCATCCACAACGAGGACACACTGATCGTGAGCAACAGTACCCTCTTCGGCAACAGCGCTCCTAGCGGCGGCGGAATTTCTACTCTTGCTAGCGGCACCGCGACGCTGCGCAACACTATCGTCGGTGGCAGCACAAGTGGCGGCAATTGCGCCGGTGTGATTGCTGTCGGCAGCACGAACAACATGGCGACCGATAACACCTGCGGATCGAGCTTTGCGCAAGTCACCGCAGCGCAGTTGAACTTCGGCGCGTTGACCGGCAGCCCGGCTTATCTTCCGCTTAATCCCGGCAGCGTGGCAATTGACGCCGGCGATAACGTGAGCTGCACACTTGCCGACCAGCGCGGCGTCCCGCGCCCACAGGACGGCGATGATGCCGACAGCGTTGCGGTCTGTGACATCGGCGCCTACGAAGCCACCTTCGCCGATCTGAGAGCGTCCAAAGTGAACAACGTCGGTGGCGTCGCAGTGCTAAGCGTGCCGTTCACGTGGACGGCTACAATCTCCAACACCGGCGTCGAGCCGGCTGCTTTTGCTGCAGGGCAAGTGATCTTCCGCGATCACTTGCCTGCCGGGGCGAGCTATGGCACGCCGGTTGCGCAAAATCCGGTCAACGTGACGAATGCTTCGAATATCGCTTGCTCTATCGCCAGCAATGTGCTCACCTGCACGGCCGGCAGCGCGACGGTGACGCTGGGCGCGGCAACCGGGAAGTTCGAAGTAGCCTTCAGTGCAACGCCCACAGCAACCGGATCATTGGTCAACCCGACCGGTGGCCCATGCCGCGCCGACCCAGACGGCGGAATTGCCGAGAGCGAGGAAAGCAACAACGACTGCGCGAATACGGTAACGGTCACTGCACGGGTGCATTTGCCG